Proteins encoded together in one Schumannella luteola window:
- a CDS encoding MFS transporter: MTSRPARSAAPYVDPTVTEPIPVLEQRPRWRDTVSALRAHNYRLYLLGQVFANTGGWMARIAIDWLVLELTGNVALVGLAVTLQFAPTLLLGPWSGVISDRFRRHTILICTQSVGTVANGVLAALVLTGVVQAWQVFVIAAVTGTSMAIDGPSRSAFVAEMVGTHRLRNAISMNATIFHLGGLLGPAISGVLIVVVGSGWSIAINATTSLVAVTALVLMRRHELLAVARTPSAPGQIREALRYLVSKPTILFPLIVLASVAIFGMNLPVLFTAAANEGYHTGAAGYGLYSSLAAVGAFAGAILSTRRRALRLRAIVIAAIGYGVVTVFAGLAPWYPLFLGALVGIGVTRIAFATGAESLTQLSTNLAIRGRIMSFYLMTVVGGQALGGVIMGAIAETFGPTIAFVVAGGVPALTALTVAIVLARRGRLALVFALPWRGRPVRITPRAA; encoded by the coding sequence GTGACCTCTCGACCCGCCCGCAGCGCAGCGCCGTACGTCGATCCGACCGTGACCGAGCCCATCCCGGTGCTCGAGCAGCGGCCGCGCTGGCGCGACACCGTCAGCGCGCTGCGGGCGCACAACTACCGGCTCTACCTGCTCGGGCAGGTCTTCGCGAACACGGGCGGGTGGATGGCGCGCATCGCGATCGACTGGCTGGTGCTCGAGCTGACCGGCAACGTCGCGCTCGTCGGCCTCGCGGTGACCCTGCAGTTCGCGCCGACGCTGCTGCTCGGACCGTGGTCGGGGGTGATCTCCGACCGGTTCCGCCGGCACACGATCCTCATCTGCACGCAGAGCGTCGGCACGGTCGCGAACGGCGTGCTCGCCGCGCTCGTGCTGACCGGGGTCGTGCAGGCCTGGCAGGTCTTCGTGATCGCGGCCGTCACCGGCACGTCGATGGCCATCGACGGGCCGTCGCGCTCGGCGTTCGTGGCCGAGATGGTCGGCACCCACCGGCTCCGCAACGCGATCAGCATGAACGCCACGATCTTCCACCTGGGCGGGCTGCTCGGCCCGGCGATCAGCGGGGTGCTCATCGTCGTCGTCGGCTCGGGCTGGTCGATCGCGATCAACGCGACGACCTCGCTGGTCGCGGTGACCGCGCTCGTGCTCATGCGCCGCCACGAGCTGCTCGCCGTCGCCCGCACGCCGTCGGCTCCCGGGCAGATCCGCGAGGCGCTGCGCTACCTCGTGAGCAAGCCGACCATCCTCTTCCCCCTGATCGTGCTGGCCTCGGTCGCGATCTTCGGCATGAACCTGCCGGTGCTGTTCACCGCCGCCGCGAACGAGGGCTATCATACTGGCGCCGCCGGCTACGGGCTCTACAGCTCGCTGGCCGCCGTCGGCGCCTTCGCGGGCGCGATCCTCTCCACCCGGCGCCGGGCGCTGCGGCTGCGCGCGATCGTGATCGCGGCGATCGGCTACGGCGTCGTGACCGTGTTCGCGGGCCTCGCACCCTGGTACCCGCTGTTCCTCGGCGCGCTCGTCGGCATCGGCGTGACCCGCATCGCCTTCGCGACCGGAGCGGAGTCGCTCACGCAGCTGTCGACGAACCTCGCCATCCGCGGCCGCATCATGTCGTTCTACCTGATGACGGTCGTCGGCGGTCAGGCGCTCGGCGGCGTGATCATGGGCGCGATCGCCGAGACCTTCGGCCCGACGATCGCCTTCGTCGTGGCCGGGGGAGTCCCGGCCCTGACGGCGCTGACGGTCGCGATCGTGCTCGCCCGCCGCGGACGTCTCGCGCTCGTCTTCGCGCTGCCGTGGCGAGGACGCCCGGTGCGGATCACGCCGCGCGCCGCCTGA
- a CDS encoding phosphotransferase encodes MARTPLTLAALATSAVAGLDVVAASRIGSPRAGDFDTALLSTRDERWYVVRVPRTETAESRQSADLLALGALTSGIRSRLPFEVTLPAGQAPIDGTRAVVYEFVGGSKTPVSSLTADLAASIGRAVAAIHSLPTSCVTEVGLPSLGPVHAHQTSGAIVGKAIETGLLPAALRERWEAALADDRLWQFQPTVVNGDLSSETVLSHAEQVTGVLGWHELRVADPARDLAWLFSGRRSDLSETVVAAYLQERPAADRQIGQRASFYAELEIASWLLHGTQTRSTEIVDDAVQMLHGLVDDVQSSLGNQIGTPTGPVLAAHEVEELLDMVEKDRVEQARRAGSGDAGSASSSASRVERAS; translated from the coding sequence ATGGCCAGAACCCCTCTCACTCTAGCCGCGCTCGCCACCTCGGCCGTGGCCGGACTCGACGTGGTCGCGGCCTCGCGCATCGGCTCGCCGCGTGCCGGCGACTTCGACACCGCGCTGCTGAGCACGCGCGACGAGCGCTGGTACGTCGTGCGCGTGCCGCGCACCGAGACGGCCGAGAGCCGCCAGTCGGCCGACCTGCTCGCCCTCGGCGCGCTCACCTCCGGCATCCGCTCGCGTCTGCCCTTCGAGGTCACGCTCCCCGCCGGACAGGCGCCGATCGACGGCACCCGCGCCGTCGTCTACGAGTTCGTCGGCGGGTCGAAGACCCCCGTCTCATCGCTGACCGCCGACCTGGCCGCGTCGATCGGCCGGGCCGTGGCCGCCATCCACTCGCTGCCCACCAGCTGCGTCACCGAGGTGGGGCTGCCCTCGCTCGGACCCGTGCACGCGCACCAGACCTCCGGCGCGATCGTCGGCAAGGCGATCGAGACCGGCCTGCTGCCCGCCGCTCTGCGCGAGCGCTGGGAGGCCGCCCTCGCCGATGACCGGCTCTGGCAGTTCCAGCCGACCGTCGTCAACGGCGACCTCAGCTCGGAGACCGTGCTGAGCCACGCCGAGCAGGTGACGGGAGTGCTCGGCTGGCACGAGCTGCGCGTCGCCGATCCGGCCCGCGACCTCGCCTGGCTGTTCTCGGGGCGCCGCAGCGACCTCAGCGAGACCGTCGTCGCCGCCTATCTGCAGGAGCGCCCGGCCGCCGACCGCCAGATCGGCCAGCGCGCCAGCTTCTACGCCGAGCTCGAGATCGCGAGCTGGCTGCTGCACGGCACCCAGACCCGCAGCACCGAGATCGTGGATGACGCGGTGCAGATGCTGCACGGCCTCGTCGACGACGTGCAATCGTCGCTCGGCAACCAGATCGGCACGCCCACCGGCCCGGTGCTCGCCGCGCACGAGGTCGAGGAGCTGCTCGACATGGTCGAGAAGGATCGCGTCGAGCAGGCCCGTCGCGCGGGTTCGGGCGACGCCGGTTCGGCGTCGTCGAGCGCGAGCCGCGTCGAGCGCGCCAGCTGA
- the nudC gene encoding NAD(+) diphosphatase yields MTPSFAERLTLSRAELDRDHLSRATPIDELLDAADARVVLLHDGHALVDGARLVLLPTASAAARAARAGGFALYLGRTLAEAPDAALGAAVSALVITDEEAAAAALEAARASGLDLSWGDLRRLGADMSTRDAGIFTEALALANWHRSYGFAPASGRATEHGQAGWTRVDAETGKEFFPRTDAAIIVGVTDADDRLLLGSNALWPADRFSLLAGFVEPGESLEAAVVREVFEESGVRVTDPRYLGSQPWPFPASLMVGFLARVADGAGVETRPDGEEILDLRWFTRDELAAAVADGSLRLPGRSSIARAIIEEWFGGDLGDDSW; encoded by the coding sequence GTGACCCCGTCGTTCGCCGAACGGCTCACCCTGTCCCGTGCCGAGCTCGACCGAGACCACCTCAGCCGTGCGACGCCGATCGACGAGCTGCTCGATGCGGCCGACGCGCGGGTGGTGCTGCTGCACGACGGGCACGCCCTCGTCGACGGCGCGCGCCTCGTGCTGCTGCCGACCGCATCCGCCGCTGCCCGGGCCGCACGCGCGGGCGGCTTCGCGCTCTACCTCGGCCGCACGCTCGCCGAGGCGCCCGATGCGGCCCTCGGCGCTGCGGTCTCGGCGCTCGTGATCACCGACGAGGAGGCCGCCGCCGCGGCGCTGGAGGCGGCCCGCGCCTCGGGTCTCGATCTCTCCTGGGGCGACCTGCGCCGCCTCGGTGCCGACATGTCGACGCGCGATGCGGGCATCTTCACCGAGGCCCTCGCCCTGGCGAACTGGCACCGCTCCTACGGCTTCGCCCCGGCGTCCGGACGCGCGACCGAGCACGGTCAGGCCGGCTGGACCCGGGTGGATGCCGAGACCGGCAAGGAGTTCTTCCCGCGCACCGACGCCGCGATCATCGTGGGCGTCACCGACGCCGACGACCGGCTGCTGCTCGGCTCGAACGCGCTCTGGCCCGCCGATCGCTTCTCGCTGCTCGCCGGCTTCGTCGAGCCGGGGGAGTCGCTCGAGGCCGCGGTCGTGCGCGAGGTCTTCGAGGAGTCGGGCGTGCGCGTGACCGACCCCCGTTATCTCGGCAGCCAGCCGTGGCCCTTCCCGGCCTCGCTGATGGTCGGATTCCTGGCGCGCGTCGCCGACGGCGCCGGGGTCGAGACCCGCCCGGACGGCGAGGAGATCCTCGACCTGCGCTGGTTCACCCGTGACGAGCTCGCGGCGGCCGTCGCCGACGGCTCGCTGCGTCTGCCCGGCCGCAGCTCGATCGCCCGCGCGATCATCGAGGAGTGGTTCGGCGGCGACCTGGGCGACGACAGCTGGTGA
- a CDS encoding ATP-dependent helicase: MSTPDLLAGLDDQQRVAAETLLGPVCILAGAGTGKTRAITHRIAHGVQTGAYAPNRVLALTFTARAAGELRTRLRSLGAGGVQARTFHAAALSQLNYFWPTIAGGLPPRILTGKAGVLAQASERLKLRLDKAALRDVAGEIEWRKVSMLTLDAYERQAHGKAMPGGLGVSAMVSLHQAYEHLKDEQRRIDFEDVLLVMAGMLDAEPAVADEVRGQYRFFVVDEYQDVSPLQQRLLDLWLGPRTDLCVVGDASQTVYSFAGATSDYLLGFGARYEDATVVQLENNHRSTGAVLDLANRLMRGRPGALELHPVAAGDRGEPVQVTAHDSDRAEAEAVAAEVAEQLASGIPADRIAVLYRVNAQSIALEQALSDRRIATRVLGSTRFFDHPSVQRAMLELRSIAQTPRREPLFQSVSDVLQSVGWTLEPPAAGPAERERWELLNAIVDLADAAPEGTTLRAFADELFERQQAQHEPAIAAVTLATLHSAKGLEWDAVHLIGLSEGLLPIVHARGFDAIDEERRLLYVGITRARRRLSLSWSASPGGGEAGPSARRRAPSRFLDELRSGTPGAAASVVR; this comes from the coding sequence GTGAGCACCCCCGATCTGCTCGCGGGACTCGACGACCAGCAGCGCGTCGCGGCCGAGACCCTGCTCGGCCCGGTCTGCATCCTTGCCGGCGCCGGCACCGGCAAGACGCGCGCCATCACCCACCGCATCGCGCACGGCGTGCAGACCGGCGCCTACGCGCCGAACCGCGTGCTCGCGCTCACCTTCACCGCGCGTGCGGCCGGCGAGCTGCGCACTCGGCTGCGCTCGCTCGGGGCAGGCGGGGTGCAGGCGCGCACTTTCCACGCGGCGGCCCTCTCTCAGCTGAACTACTTCTGGCCGACGATCGCGGGCGGGCTGCCGCCGCGCATCCTCACCGGCAAGGCCGGCGTGCTCGCGCAGGCCTCCGAGCGGCTCAAGCTGCGCCTCGACAAGGCCGCGCTGCGCGACGTCGCGGGCGAGATCGAGTGGCGCAAGGTCTCGATGCTGACGCTCGACGCCTACGAGCGGCAGGCGCACGGCAAGGCGATGCCGGGCGGTCTCGGCGTCAGCGCGATGGTGAGCCTGCACCAGGCCTACGAGCACCTCAAAGACGAGCAGCGCCGCATCGACTTCGAAGACGTGCTGCTCGTGATGGCGGGGATGCTCGACGCCGAACCCGCCGTCGCCGACGAGGTGCGCGGGCAGTACCGCTTCTTCGTCGTCGACGAGTACCAGGACGTCTCACCGCTGCAGCAGCGCCTGCTCGACCTCTGGCTCGGGCCGCGCACCGACCTCTGCGTCGTCGGCGACGCGAGCCAGACCGTGTACTCCTTCGCCGGCGCGACGAGCGACTACCTGCTCGGCTTCGGGGCGCGGTACGAGGATGCGACGGTCGTGCAGCTCGAGAACAATCACCGCTCGACCGGCGCCGTGCTCGATCTCGCCAACCGGCTCATGCGCGGTCGACCGGGCGCGCTGGAGCTGCACCCGGTGGCGGCCGGCGATCGCGGCGAGCCGGTGCAGGTGACCGCGCACGACAGCGACCGCGCGGAAGCCGAGGCCGTGGCGGCGGAGGTCGCCGAGCAGCTCGCGTCCGGCATCCCCGCCGACCGCATCGCGGTGCTCTACCGGGTCAACGCGCAGAGCATCGCCCTCGAGCAGGCCCTCTCCGATCGGCGGATCGCCACGCGCGTGCTCGGCTCGACACGATTCTTCGACCATCCGTCGGTGCAGCGCGCCATGCTCGAGCTGCGCAGCATCGCGCAGACCCCGCGTCGGGAGCCGTTGTTCCAGTCGGTCAGCGACGTGCTGCAGAGCGTCGGCTGGACGCTCGAGCCGCCCGCCGCCGGGCCCGCCGAGCGCGAGCGCTGGGAGCTGCTCAACGCGATCGTCGATCTCGCCGACGCCGCCCCCGAGGGCACGACGCTGCGCGCCTTCGCCGACGAGCTCTTCGAGCGGCAGCAGGCGCAGCACGAGCCGGCGATCGCCGCGGTGACGCTCGCGACGCTGCACAGCGCGAAGGGCCTCGAATGGGATGCGGTGCATCTGATCGGGCTCAGCGAGGGCCTGCTGCCGATCGTGCACGCCCGCGGTTTCGACGCGATCGACGAGGAGCGGCGTCTGCTCTACGTCGGCATCACCCGCGCCCGTCGCCGGCTGTCGCTCAGCTGGTCCGCCTCGCCGGGCGGGGGAGAGGCGGGGCCGTCGGCGCGGCGTCGCGCGCCCAGTCGCTTCCTGGATGAGCTCCGCAGCGGCACTCCGGGTGCGGCGGCCAGCGTCGTTCGCTGA
- a CDS encoding zinc-dependent metalloprotease gives MSEEPRQSEPGDEEFREMLRQFLAGGGQGGDLDPAKLAAAAGLPADPELLNRLIGQLQQALQNSADGVDWNVGLEQATQLATRSSVVSTPGERSALEQALHVAALWLDEATEISSLTTAPALLSRTEWTKQTMPVWTQLAAPVADSIATALTQVLDDEGVGDAPGMEGVAQSAGRIMRNVGGTLFAMQLGQVVGRLSTEVVSGGDVGIPLLDGETTQAALVTQNVHEFGRDLDIPDDQVALYLAVRELAHARLFRHAKWLRLNLLTQIGDFSRGVRIDTERLQELAADFDPSNPEELRDAMTSGALIPPKSAEQEAALHRLETMLALIEGWVDVVTLQATARLPRADALAETMRRRRATGGPAESAFSTLVGLELRPRRLREAAAMWQAVTDAVGSAGRDALWAHPDILPGSQDIDDPSFLVTRLTGGLGEQEDDVDRALEELLGDEGGDRPTE, from the coding sequence ATGTCTGAGGAACCCCGACAGAGCGAACCCGGCGACGAGGAGTTCCGCGAGATGCTGCGGCAGTTCCTCGCGGGCGGCGGTCAGGGCGGCGATCTCGACCCCGCGAAGCTCGCCGCGGCGGCCGGTCTGCCGGCGGATCCCGAGCTGCTCAACCGTCTCATCGGCCAGCTGCAGCAGGCGCTGCAGAACTCGGCCGACGGCGTCGACTGGAACGTCGGCCTCGAGCAGGCCACCCAGCTCGCGACGCGCAGCAGCGTCGTCTCCACCCCCGGCGAGCGCTCGGCTCTCGAGCAGGCGCTGCACGTCGCGGCGCTCTGGCTCGACGAGGCGACCGAGATCAGCTCGCTCACCACGGCGCCCGCACTGCTGAGCCGCACCGAGTGGACGAAGCAGACGATGCCGGTGTGGACGCAGCTGGCCGCGCCCGTCGCCGACTCGATCGCGACCGCGCTGACCCAGGTGCTCGACGACGAGGGCGTCGGCGACGCCCCGGGCATGGAGGGTGTGGCGCAGAGCGCCGGCCGGATCATGCGCAACGTCGGCGGCACGCTGTTCGCGATGCAGCTCGGCCAGGTCGTCGGCCGCCTCTCGACCGAGGTGGTGTCGGGCGGCGACGTCGGCATCCCGCTGCTCGATGGCGAGACGACCCAGGCGGCGCTCGTGACCCAGAACGTGCACGAGTTCGGCCGAGACCTCGACATCCCCGACGACCAGGTCGCCCTCTACCTCGCGGTGCGCGAACTGGCGCACGCGCGGCTCTTCCGCCACGCGAAGTGGCTGCGGCTGAACCTGCTGACGCAGATCGGCGACTTCTCGCGCGGCGTGCGCATCGACACCGAGCGGCTGCAGGAGCTCGCCGCCGACTTCGACCCCTCGAACCCCGAGGAGCTGCGCGATGCGATGACGAGCGGTGCGCTGATCCCGCCGAAGAGCGCCGAGCAGGAGGCCGCACTGCACCGGCTCGAGACGATGCTCGCGCTCATCGAAGGCTGGGTGGATGTGGTGACGCTGCAGGCGACCGCACGCCTGCCCCGCGCCGACGCGCTCGCCGAGACCATGCGCCGCCGCCGCGCGACCGGAGGCCCGGCCGAGTCGGCGTTCTCGACGCTCGTCGGCCTCGAGCTGCGGCCGCGGCGTCTGCGCGAGGCGGCGGCCATGTGGCAGGCCGTGACGGATGCGGTGGGGTCGGCCGGGCGCGACGCGCTCTGGGCGCACCCCGACATCCTCCCCGGCAGCCAGGACATCGACGACCCCTCGTTCCTCGTCACCCGCCTCACCGGCGGGCTCGGCGAGCAGGAGGACGACGTCGACCGGGCTCTCGAGGAGCTGCTCGGCGACGAGGGCGGCGACCGGCCGACGGAGTAG
- a CDS encoding YlbL family protein yields the protein MTFFADQPVSAPAPRPRRRAPRSVVVGWVLLVLGVVGTLVVGMTPAPYVIERPGPVFDTLGSQKVDGKATPLISIDGAKTYETSGQLDLLTVNILGSREQRLNWVDIALAWFDPAEAVVPLESIYPEGVSDKQVDEQSAVEMQNSQQEAIAAALRSLDYDVRGSVKVAGVEKGSPADGKLKADDVVVSADGTAVGDLDALRELISKHADGTPVSLVVRRSGVERTIDVVPAVAKAADGSDTVAVGVYTSIDYAFPIDVELKLDKVGGPSAGMMFALGIVDKLTPGEMTGGEHIAGTGTIDAAGEVGAIGGIRQKMYGAQRAGATFFLAPKSNCDEVVGHVPSGLTVYSVGTLKQAETAVEAIASGKGRAALPTCGG from the coding sequence ATGACCTTCTTCGCCGATCAGCCCGTGTCGGCGCCCGCTCCGCGTCCGCGCCGCCGCGCGCCGCGCTCGGTGGTCGTCGGATGGGTGCTGCTGGTGCTCGGCGTGGTCGGAACCCTGGTCGTGGGCATGACTCCGGCGCCGTACGTGATCGAGCGCCCGGGCCCCGTGTTCGACACGCTCGGATCGCAGAAGGTCGACGGCAAGGCGACCCCGCTCATCTCCATCGACGGCGCGAAGACCTACGAGACCTCGGGTCAGCTCGACCTGCTGACCGTCAACATCCTCGGCTCGCGCGAGCAGCGCCTCAACTGGGTCGATATCGCGCTCGCCTGGTTCGACCCGGCCGAGGCGGTCGTGCCGCTCGAATCGATCTACCCGGAGGGCGTCTCCGACAAGCAGGTCGACGAGCAGAGCGCCGTCGAGATGCAGAACTCGCAGCAGGAGGCGATCGCCGCGGCGCTGCGCAGCCTCGACTACGACGTGCGCGGCTCGGTGAAAGTCGCCGGCGTCGAGAAGGGCAGCCCCGCCGACGGCAAGCTCAAGGCCGATGATGTGGTCGTGTCGGCCGACGGCACCGCCGTGGGCGACCTGGATGCGCTGCGCGAGCTGATCTCGAAGCACGCCGACGGCACGCCGGTCTCGCTCGTGGTGCGCCGCAGCGGCGTCGAGCGCACGATCGACGTCGTGCCCGCGGTCGCCAAGGCGGCCGACGGCAGCGACACCGTCGCGGTCGGCGTCTACACCTCGATCGACTACGCCTTCCCGATCGACGTCGAGCTCAAGCTCGACAAGGTCGGCGGCCCGAGCGCGGGGATGATGTTCGCCCTCGGCATCGTCGACAAGCTGACGCCGGGCGAGATGACCGGCGGCGAGCACATCGCCGGCACCGGCACGATCGACGCTGCCGGCGAGGTCGGCGCGATCGGCGGCATCCGGCAGAAGATGTACGGCGCCCAGCGCGCCGGCGCGACCTTCTTCCTCGCGCCGAAGAGCAACTGCGACGAGGTCGTCGGGCACGTGCCGTCCGGCCTCACCGTCTACTCGGTGGGCACGCTGAAGCAGGCCGAGACCGCGGTCGAGGCGATCGCCTCCGGCAAGGGACGCGCGGCGCTGCCGACCTGCGGCGGCTGA